CAGGATCTCTTTCCCTAAAAACAGAAAAGCAATCATCAAAATTGCGGCAACTATGGTCGCTTTTTCACTCTGAATGTGTCCCGCTTTCTTCCGAAGATCAATAATTATAGGAATACTCCCAATAATATCAATCACCGCAAAAAGGATCATACTGGCGCTGGCTATTTCCCTGAAGTTTAATTCCATATTCAAAAACTAGCTCGCAAAAGTACTCTGAATTGACAGAAAATACGAATTATACCGCGAAAATTTTAACAGGATCACCCCTGAAGTTAAGTGCCTGAAAAAATTATCTTTGCAGCATGTTTCAGCTTGGAAAAACTATAGTATCTGAAGAAATCCTGAAAAAGGATTTTGTGTGTAACCTTTCGGCCTGTAAAGGAGCCTGTTGTATCGCCGGAGATGCGGGCGCACCTTTGGAAGAGGCCGAAACCCACATCCTGGAAGACATTTATCCACTCGTTAAACCTTATCTTCGAAAAGAAGGCATTGCAGCCATTGAAAAGCAGGGCACCTCAGTTATTGGCGAAGATGGTGAATACGAGACCCCGCTTATAGATGGGGCCGATTGTGCTTATGTCACTTTCGATAAAAAAGGCACGGCCCTTTGCGGAATTGAAGAAGCTTACAACCAGGGGGATATTAAATGGAAAAAACCCGTTTCCTGCCACCTCTACCCGGTACGCACACAGGATTATTCCGAGTTTTCTGCCGTGAACTATCACCACTGGTACATTTGCGACGATGCCTGCACTTTGGGAAAAGAACTTCAGGTGCCTGTATACAGGTTCGTAAAGGAAGCTCTTATCAGAAAATACGGTGAAGACTGGTACGCTGAACTTGAAAAAGTAGCCGAAAACCTGAAAGAACAGGAAAAATAGGTTCTTAAGGAGAATAAACTTCAGCCCTGGAGAAAGCTGGTTTTTGAAATAATCCCATTCATCTAAAGAATGGCACCGGCACTTTGCGCTTTCCTGCCATCTGCAGGCATTTTCAGCTCAACAAAGTCAAACCCCATATACCTGCCTGAAAATAAATGGCTTAGACTTTGACCGCATAAGGATTTTTTTTATTTTCGTAATTCGTTCTGCCACTTTTACTTCCCTCAGGCAGAGCCCTTTTCCCCGTTTTTAATTTTTTTTACAGCCTGTAATCACTTAAAAACATAGCATTATGAAAAGATTCATCCATTTAATTCTTGCAATTATCTTCATGGCCGGCACCACCACAGCTGAAGCCCAGTTTTTCAAAAAGCTTAAAAAGAAGGTAGAAGAAAAAGTTGAAGACGCAGCAATAAAAAACGTGTCTGACAAAGCCGCTAAAGAAACCAATAAGTCTTTAGACAACCTTTGGGCAAAACAACTCGAGACCTCCAATTATTCCATGGGAATGAACATGGTTGACCCTTCAGAAATTCCCGACAGCTATAATTTTGACTGGAAATATACCCTCCAGATGAACACTTCGGAAGGAACAATGGATATGGTATATCACATTAAGGAGAATGCTCCATATGTAGGGATAAAAATCCCGCAGGCAGAGAATATGCTTAGCGTACTCGATAATAAAAGGAATATGACCGTGCTCTACATGAATTCTGAAGGCAACAAAATGGTGATGGCCACCCGTTTTGATGTTTCTGAAGAAAATATGGAGGCAGACACACCTTATGATGAAATGAAGTTTGAAAAGATTGGCAAAAAGACCATTTTGGGATATGAATGCCAGGGCTATAGTTCCGAAAATGATGAAAATGTCTTTACATTTTACGTGACCGATGAGACCGGACTCAGTTTTAGCGATTTCTTTCAGAAAAACCAGAAAAACATCCCTGAAGGCCTGGACGCCGACTGGATTAAAGACGGAAAGGGGTTAATGATGGAAATGCAGATGAAAGACAAGAAAAATCCTGAAAAAAATGTGAGCATGCTATGCACGGGGATTGAGAAACAAGCCTTTTCCATTAACACTTCAGACTACCAAAGTATGGGCGGAGGCAGATAAAATAATCTCATTCCCAGATATTTCTTCTGTTTTTGCTAAATTGAAGTGGTAAATAAGATATATGAAAAACAGAAGAACATTCATCAAAACGTCCGGGCTTTTTCTTGCATCCAGCTTTTTGCCCGTCACCACATTTTTAGGGTCTACCCGAAAGAAAAAACTCGGAGTTGCCCTCGTGGGCCTGGGCGGCTACAGCACCCATCAACTGGCTCCTGCCCTGCAGGAAACCCAATACTGTGAGCTACGCGGCATTGTAACCGGCAGCCCCGAGAAGATCCCGCGCTGGCAGGAAAAATACAACATCCCCGATGCTAATGTTTACAATTACGACACTATGCACCAAATTGCCAATAATGACGATATTGATGTAATTTACATTGTGCTGCCCAACTCCATGCATGCCGAATACACGATTAAAGCTGCCAATGCCGGCAAACACGTATGGTGTGAAAAACCAATGGCCATGAATGCCGAAGAGTGCCGCCAAATGATAGAAGCCTGCGAAAAGAACAAAGTCAAACTCGCCATAGGCTACCGGCTTCAGCATGAAAAGAACAACCGCATCATGATGAAATGGGCCGAAACCACGCCTTACGGGCCCATGCAGGAAGTAAAAGCCGCAGCCGGTTTCTACAACAGCAATCCCGGCTGGCGTGCAGAAAAGGAAATGGGCGGCGGCGCCATGTACGACATGGGCGTTTACCCGCTAAACACATCCCGTTACACAGTAGGCAGGGAGCCTATTGCTGTTTCGGCGAAAAGCCACACCACCCGCGACCAGCTTTTTAAGGAGGTTGATGAAAGCATGGAGTTCACCCTCGAATTTCCCGACGGAATTGTGGCCAACTGCCGCACCAGTTTCGGGGAAAACATGAACAACCTGGAAGTGACCTGCAGCAATGGCTCGTACTACCTGCAACCTTTCCAGACGTACACCGGCGTAAAAGGAGGCACCAGCGACGGTAAAATCCTTGAGCCGTTCGGGAAGAACCAGCAGGCCGTGCAGATGGACGACGATGCGCTGGCAATACTCCATGACAAGCCCATGATGGTGCCCGGGGAAGAAGGTTTGAAGGATATTGTTGTTCTTGAAAAAATCTTTGCATCGGCAGCAAAAAATGGGCAAAGGCTGAAAATATAAGCTTCCAAAAATGCCATTTTTGACATCTGTTTCTGAAGAACTTCAGGAAGACCTTTTTTTGCTTCTTCGGAAAATTTAAAGGGCTAATGAACTAGCTCACAAAAGCATATACTGAAGCCGTTTTTCTGACTTCCGCAGAAGAATACTTGTATTATTAAAAAAAAATGTTAAAAATATTTCTGAAGCTGTAAGAAAACTCTTTACTTTAAGTTCAAATTTGACAGCGCTCAAAAAGAGCCGTCCAAATTCACTTTTATGGCTAGCTTAGAACCCATTTTACAGGAAAACAAAGACAGATTCGTGATTTTTCCGGTGAAGCATCACGACATTTGGGACTGGTATAAAAAAATGGAAGCCAATTTCTGGACTGCAGAAGAAATTGACCTGCAGCAGGATCTGAACCACTGGAACACTAATTTGGGTACCGGTGAAAGAAATTTCATCAAACATATACTTGCCTTTTTTGCCACTTCACATGCAGTTCTAAGGGAGAACCTGGCCAAAAACTTCGTGAATGAAGTTCAATACCCCGAAGCCAGGTCCTTCTACGGATTTCAAATAAGCAGGGAGAATATCCATTTTGAAACTTACTCCCTGCTTATAAACACCTACATCAAAGATGAACAGGAAAAAACCGCCTTTTTTAAAGCTTCCGCCCATCAGAAGAAAAATATGTGGGCGCAAAAATGGGGAAAATCCAGTTCTTTTGCCGAAAGGCTAATTGCTTTTGCAGCGATTGAAAAAATCTTCTTTTCAGGGGCTTTTTGTTCCATCTTTTGGCTTGGGAAGCAGGGACTCCTGCCTGGCCTTTACCTCGCCAGCCAACTTGTGGCAAGGGATAAAGGTGTTCAATCAGGTTTTGGGGCCCACCTGCACAACAAGCATCTGGTGAACAGGCTGCCAAAAGAGCGTAGAAGGGAGATTATTCTTGAAGCCCACAACCTGGAACGAGAATTCATTACAGCAAGCTTCCCCAATGAGCTTATGGGAATGAAGTGCGAATCACTACTTCATTACCTCGAGTCTGATACCGACCAACTACTGCTTCAGCTGGAATGCACAAAAGAATTCGGAACAGAAGACCCGTTAAGTCCTATGGATCCAGATAGCCTTCAGGAGAAAACCCATTTCTTAGAAAAAAGAGTGGGAGCGTTCAAAAATGCGGGTACCACAAACAAAGAACCTGAACCCTTCCGCAGCAAAAATCAGGAATCCTGAAGTTTTTCAGGATAATTACGCGATTTAAACCTGAAATTAGAAAAGCAAGCAGTTGCGGGAACCGCCTGCTTTTTTGCTATTTTTGAGGCTTCAGGAAAAAACTTCGAACATGATGAACTGGGAGCAGCTGCTTTCGCTTAAAAAAGCAGGAGACACGAACAAAAGATTACGAAAAGAACAAAATGCGACCCGCTTAGGATTTGAAGTAGATTATGACCGCATCATATTTTCTTCGGCTTTTAGAAGTTTACAGGATAAAACGCAGGTAATCCCGCTTTCAAAGACAGATTTTGTACATACGCGGCTCACCCACAGCCTTGAAGTATCGGTAGTGGGGCGTTCCCTGGGGCGCCTGGCCGGGCAAAAGATCCTGGAGAAACACCCGCAGCTGGAAAAGACCCATGGCTACCAGATGAACGATTTTGGGGCCATTGTTGCCGCTGCCGCCCTGGCGCACGATATTGGGAATCCGCCTTTTGGGCATTCGGGGGAAAAGGCCATTGGAGAATACTTCAGCAATGGCAATGGGAGGCGTTTCCGGGAGTTGCTTACTGCTGAAGAATATGAAGACCTTACCAAATTTGAAGGAAATGCCAACGGTTTCAAGATCTTAACGGAAGACAAACCCGGTATACCTGGGGGCATCAGGCTTTCTTATGCCACTTTGGGAGCTTTTATAAAATATCCGAAGGAATCCCTTCCGCATAAACCCACCGCACGCATAGCCGATAAGAAGTTCGGGATATTTCAGTCTGAAAAAGCCTTTTTTGAAGAGGTAGCCAATGAACTGGGACTTATTTCCAGCGGCAGCGGCAAAAACCTGAGCTACTACAGGCACCCCCTCGCTTTTCTTGTTGAAGCGGCCGATGATATTTGCTACACGATCATTGATTTTGAAGACGGCATCAACCTGGGGCTCATCCAGGAAGAATATGCGCTGGAGTACCTCATCAACCTGGTGAAAGATTCTATCATCACAAAAAAGTACCACAACCTGCAAACCCGCGCCGACAGGCTGAGTTACCTAAGGGCCCTGGCCATTAATACGCTGCTCACCGAGGCTGTGGAAATTTTTATGGACAACGAGGAGGCCATCCTAAAAGGGGAATTTCACGAAGCCCTTTTTGACAGGAGTAAATACGAAGCCCAGATCACTGATATCATTAAAATTAGTATTGATAAAATTTACCAGAGCGAAGAAGTGATTAGCAAGGAAATTGCTGGTTACCAAATGCTTTCTCATTTGCTGGACACTTACACCGCCGCCTTACTGCCCGAAAACGGGAAACAGACAAATTACAACAAACTCGTTCTAAAATTAATTCCCGAAGCCCATCATTTTGAAGACCTTGGGGTGTACGACAAGCTTATCAAGATTTGCAGTTATATTTCTTCATTAACAGACAGTAAAATAGTGTCGTTGTTCAAAAAATTCAAAGGCCTTAAAATTTAATTTTTTGTAATTTGCAGAATAGCTTTCTTCGGAAGTCATTTACCTTTCCCTTTATGAATAAACGATTACTTTTTGTACTTCCGGTCGTTCTGTTTGCTGCCGTTTTTGGACTTTACCTGGGTTGTGAGAACACTGCACCTTCTGAAATTTCAGAATTAAGAGAAAGGCATGAGCATTTTCTGAAGCAGAACAAGCCCACCAAAGATAAAGGCTTCTCACGTCTTGAAAAGATCAAAAAAGGCCTGCCCCCAAAGAAATATTACGAGGAAATGGAGTACCTCACCATGAATCCTGCTTTGGGATATCCGGAACCTCATAAAGTAAGGGCGCTGCATGAGCAGCTTCAAAAACAAAGGCAAAGCAGGAGTTTTGTCAAAGCTCCGGGAGACAATGAGCAGCACCCATGGATCTCCCGCGGCCCCAACAATGTGGGAGGCCGTACAAGGGTTTTGCTCTTTGACCCAAATGATGCCTCGGGCAACCGGGTGTTTGCCGGTGCCATAAGCGGCGGGCTGTGGGTCAATGACAATATTACCCGTGAATCTTCTCCCTGGAAGCAGGTAGAAGGCTTGCCGGCCAATTTGAATATATCGTGCCTCACGGTAGACCCACGGAATCCTGATATCTGGTATGCAGGTACAGGAGAACAATATACCGGCGGAGACGTAGTGGGAACGGGCGTTTACAAAACTACAGATGCAGGCCAGACCTGGAGTAAAGTGCTTGATGTAGAAGAGTTTTCAGAAACAGGAAGCGGCACCAACATTCGGGCCATTGGAGGCGTTTACTACATCAATGACATAGAAGCCTGGGATAATGGCAGCAGCACCGAAGTCTTTATTGGCGTCTCCACCCATCTGTATGCCAATGCACAAAATCCGCAGAATTTGCTGGGCTTTTTTGAAAGGGGGCTTTACCAAAGTAAAGACGAAGGGGCTTCCTGGAACAAGGTCCTTGAAGAGGAGTCTTTTAACGACTTTGAAACAGATGCAGCAGGGAATGTATGGGTTTCAACTACCTATTCGCCGGGCGAGGAGAATTCTTTTGGCGGAAAGATCTTCAGGCGCGAAAAAGAGGCAAATACGAGCTGGTCTCTGGTGACCACCATTCCCAATGTTTACCGCACCGAAATAGAAGCTTCAGCCATAAATCCTGAAAAATTTTACATTCTTGCTGAAGACCAGTATGAAGAAGCCTCGCTTTGGGTGACCACAAATGCTTTTCAGAATATTTCCCGGCTGAATGAACCCAACGATGCCGATCTTGATATTCCTCCAGATGATTTTGCCCGCGGACAGGCATTTTACAACCTGATGATTGAATCTGATCCTACCAACGATGATATTGTCTACGTTGGCGGAATAGACCTCTTCAGGTCAACAACAGGGGGAAATTCATGGGAACAGATCTCTAAATGGTCTAATAATGACAACCTTGATGAGTTGCCTGTTTCGGAAGTTCACGCAGACCATCATGTGATGAGGTTTAAACCCGGCAATACCAACCAGGCGATCTTTGGGCATGACGGCGGGGTTTCTTTTGCCAGCGATCTTTCAGCAGCAAGCACTTCGAAAGTATTCATCACTCCCGAAACCGACTATATCACCACACAATTCTACTCTGTTGCCGTGGCGCCTGCTTCCTTTGCAACCGGAGATTACTTTTTGGGGGGCACCCAGGATAACGGCACCCTCTTGATTGAAAGAGGAAACCCCACTTCTATAGGAATTTTGGGTGGCGATGGTGCACATTCCTTTTTTGACCAGGTAGACACAAAGTACCTCATCGCAAACCTGGTATATAACGACCTTATCATTCTTTACAGTTACGACAAAGAGGGTTTTGCACTTATAGCCAACAATGAGGACAGGGACGGGTTCTTTATAAATCCGCAGGCCCTAGATTCCAATCTGGATGTGCTGTTCTCCAATGGGCCAGAAGGCGTGCTTTACAGGTATGATAAGCTTACCCGACTTCCGCTTCTTGACGATGACGGCATTCAACAGGACTCTCCCGTTGCACCAAGAGTTTCGCTTAAAAATGGCATTTTAGACAGTTCAATAAGTGCCCTCACGGTTTCCCCTTTTTCAACCCAAAGCAGTACGGTGCTGCTGGGGCTTACCAACTCCAAACTCCTTAAAGTGGAGAATGCCCACGGCGCTCCCGAAAATGCCACCTGGAAAGAGATCACCGGACCCGGATTCATTGGAAGTATTTCGGATGTGGAATACGGTGAAACTGAAGATGAAATTTACGTAAGCTTTTACAATTACGGGGTAAAAAGTATATGGTATACTTCAAATGCCGGTGCAGCTAAGCCCACCTGGACAAGTAAGGAAGGCAACCTTCCCGATCTTCCCGTACTTTCCATTCTTCACAACCCGATTAACGAAGACGAGGTAATTATTGGCACTGAACTCGGAGTTTGGGCCACCGAAAATTTCACCAGCAGCCAACCCGTCTGGGCACAGTCTTATAATGGAATGAGCGACGTGAAAGTGACCGACCTGGATCTCAAAAAGGGCAATAATGTTGTCTATGCTGCGTCTTACGGGCGCGGGATCTTTTCAGGTCAATTCAAAACGGCCAAAGAAGAAGCTGAGGAACGCGGAGAAGTTGTAGTTGAAGAGAACCTGATTGTGGTAGATCCCACTGTTTCTGGCGGAAATTTTCAGATTGTATCGGGAGAGGACATAGCAGATATGGAAGCTTACGTCTACAATCTTCAGGGTAAACTGATCCAGGTTGTAAAGCAGCCCCTTACAGCCAATGAACCCATTGATGTTAATCTTGTGACTGAAGCTTCAGGAGTATACCTGTTTAAGATCACGGGTGCCGGAAAAACACAGGTTCAGAAAGTAATTAAAGTTAAGGACCTGGAGTAACTGTTAAAAAGAATACACCACTCCCACTCCCAGTAACTGCTTGAACTGGACTTTTGGGCCGCCGGTCTCGAGTTCCCCATCGCCGTCTAGATCCTGCTTGAACTTTACGTCATCGTCATATTTTAGATGAGAGCCCACGTTGGCCTTTACGTAATCGTTCACCTGCAGGTCGAGATTGAGTTCCCAGTCAACATCTATATTTCCGAACTGGTTGAGATAATCGGAATATAAGCGCAGACTGTTATTGAGGTCTATATTGTCAAAGATCTTCTTCGAAAATGCACTGCTCACCAGGAAGCCCAGCTGCGTTCTCACTTTTTCCCCTTCGTCAATGATATTTCCCTCCTCATCTCTCACAGCCGGCGAAACCCCGAACATCCCTTCATTTGCCAGCCGTTGGTCTAACACAAAAGTCGATTTTTGGGTAACCGGAGAGATATACACGGTAAGGTCTTCTTTTGGGGAAGAATATTCACTTCCTACCCCTACAAAAGCATAACCCGGGGCCATAAATTTAGAAATTGGGGTCTCGGTGTTGGGATACCTGTACCCGAAAGAGAGCTGCGTGTTAAATGTAAATTTAGCCGAATAATACCAATTGGAAACCGAATCTCGCCGGTACCCGAAATTGGAGTTGATCTCTAGGTTATCTTCTGTCTTTCGAAGTTCCCTGCCTTCCTGCGCGTTAAATCCATATTTTACTGCAAGGGTCGAATTCCAGTTTAAAAGTTCTTTCTGGTATTTCCTTCCGAAGAGTCCGTGGAGCAGGGCAGAAAAAGAATTGTTACCACCCGAGTTCCAGTTGATAAAAGCTACTTCATTCAGGTTCACCCCAACTTTATTGGTATTTTTCCAGTAGTTGATCTTTTCATTTACCACTTGAGTGGTATCAACAGCTGTGGTATCTCTTTCGGTACTAAAGCCCAGCAGGCTAAACAGTAAAAACGGGAGGCTAATGAGGAACTTGTGCATTATTTTAATTTTCTGAGCAGGCCGCTAAGACATGCCTTAATACTTTCAACGTCAATTTTTGATTTTTCTTGTAATTCTTCCACTTTTCCGTGGTCTGTAAATTGATCGGGCAGGCCCAGGGCGGTAATTGGGAGCTGATGATCGTGCTGCTGGGCAAATTCCATCACCGCCGATCCTGCCCCGCCTTTAATTACGCCGTCTTCTACAGTAACTAGCATTTTATAGCCAGCCATGATCTCGTGCAGCAGCCCTTCGTCTAAAGGTTTTACAAACCGCATATCAAAGTGACCGATGGCTTCAGGTTCTCCCAGGTCGTGCAGTACTTTTTCAACATTTTTACCAATAGAGCCAAAGCTAAGCACGGCAATAGCACTTCCTTCCTTCAGCTTTCTAGCTTTTCCGAAGCCAATCTCTTCAAATGGCAACTTCCAGTCTTCTACAAAACCCCTGCCTCTTGGGTAACGTATGGCCAGGGGGTGGTTCAACTTCCCGGTTTGGGCAGTGTACAGCATATTTCTAAGCTCCACCTCATCAAGAGGTGCAAAGATCATCATATTAGGGATACAGCGCAAATAAGCAATATCAAAACTACCGTGATGAGTAGCGCCATCTTCGCCTACGAGCCCTGCCCTGTCAAGACAAAATACTACCGGCAAATCCTGGATCGCCACATCATGTATCACCTGATCGTAAGCCCGCTGGAGAAAAGTGGAATAAATAGCACAATAGACCACAAAACCCTGGGTGGCCATCCCGGCGGCAAGAGTCACGGCATGCTGCTCGGCAATTCCCACGTCAAAAGCCCTGTTTGGAAAAGCCTGCATCATGTATTTGAGCGAACTGCCTGTTGGCATGGCGGGGGTAATTCCAATGATCTTTTCGTTCTTTTCGGCAAGCTCCACCAGGCTTAATCCAAACACATCCTGAAATTTGAGCGGCAGCTTACTGGCATCATAAGGCAGCAACTCCCCGGTTTCAGGAAAGAATTTACCCGGGGCGTGATATTTCACCTGGTCTTCTTCAGCTTTTTTCAGGCCTTTCCCTTTAGTGGTGATCACATGAAGAAACTTGGGGCCTTTTATTTTCTTAAGCACTTCAAAAGTTTCCAAAAGGCTTTTTAGGTCGTGCCCGTCTACCGGGCCAAAATATTTAAAGTTGAGCGCTTCCACGATATTATCCTGCTTCGGCTTATAGCCAACCCGCGCTTTTGTGAGATAATTCTTTAAAGCTCCCACACTGGGGTCAATTCCAATGGCATTGTCGTTGAGAACGATCAAAAGGTTAGCATTGGTTACCCCGGCATGGTTCAAACCTTCAAAAGCCATCCCGCTGGCGATAGAAGCATCGCCTATCACGGCAATATGCTGCTTCTCATTATCGCCTTTTAAACCCGAAGCCAGTGCCATGCCCAATGCGGCCGAAATTGAGGTGGATGAATGCCCCACCCCAAAAGTGTCATATTCGCTTTCGCTTCTTTTTGGAAAGCCGCTGATGCCGTTAAGCTGCCTGTTTGTATGAAAATTCTCTCTTCTGCCGGTAATGATCTTGTGCCCGTAAGCCTGGTGCCCCACATCCCATACCAGCAGGTCTTCTGGTGTATCAAAAACGTAATGCAGGGCCAGCGTAAGTTCTACAACCCCAAGGCTGGCGCCCAGGTGGCCTTCTTTGGAAGCAACGATCTCAATAATGAATTTCCGCAATTCTGCGGCCAGCTGCGGAAGCTTTTCAGGAGCAATTTTCCGAAGATCTGCAGGAGAATTAACGGTATCGAGAATAGTTTTTGCCATAAAAAACAAAGGTACATTTTGAAATCGTATTTTTGAATATGCAATTAGTTTTTGACGACGTTTATTTTATGCGGAAAGCCCTTGAAGAGGCGCAGCAGGCTTACGAAAAAGGGGAAATTCCCGTTGGGGTTGTGATTGTGGCCCAGGAAAGGATCATTGCCCGCGGACACAATCTCACCGAACTGCTGAACGATGTAACGGCCCACGCCGAAATGCAGGCCATCACCTCGGCTGCGAATTTTTTAGGCGGAAAATACCTGCTCGACTGTACCATGTACGTGACTCTGGAACCCTGCCAAATGTGTGCCGGCGCCCTTTACTGGAGCCAGATATCAAATTTAATTTTTGCTGCTTCCGATCCTGAGAGGGGCTACAGAAGCATGGGTGCAAAACTCCACCCAAAAACAAAGGTCAAAAGTGGCATTTTAGAAGAGGAAGCTTCGCAGCTCCTGAAGCGGTTTTTTATTGAAAGAAGGAATTTGAATTAGAGGAAAGAGCCAAGAAACAAGAGCCAAAAATTAAGATTTAATTATTACTGTGTAGCTCTGGGGCCTTTACTCCGGGCGTCCTACCCTTAATGCCGCTCCTCCGGAGCTCTTTGCAGCATCAATTTAAGAGGACAGAACCAGGAGACACGACTGTAGAAGGTAACCCTTTCAAAGTTTTAAATCCTGAAAGAATTAAAAAAAGATCCTCTTCAAAAATGCCATTTTTGAAGAGGATCTCTGGCTAACTCAACCTGCTTACTTCGTGATCAAGACCCAATCGATAAGCACTTCGGCTTTACCCGATTTTATCAGTTCTACGGTAGATGAAGGCAGTCCGTTGTAAGGTTCTTCCACTCCGTTGGTCTTATAGGGATATGCGCCACCCAGCGCCAGATTCAGAATAAGGTATTTTGGGTTGTCAAAAGCCCATTTTCCGTAGTGTTCTACCATGGGTTTGGTCACCCTGTAGATCAACCGGCCGTCAACTTTGAAATCGAAACCTTCGGGAGTCCAGTCTACAGCATACACATGCCAGCCGGTAACATCTTCCCCTTCGGGAAAAAAGTATTTGTTCACCAGCGGGGTTTCGCCTGAATATCCGGGGCCGTGAAGGGCCACCCCAATCCAGTCTGTTTCACCCACATATTCCATGATGTCAATTTCACCAGTTTCGGGCCAGTTGCCCCCACCAAGGGCCCAAAAAGCCGGCCAGTAACCCGCGCCTTTTGGCAACTTCATCCTGGCAGCTGCCGTACCATAGGTGAACATCACTTTATCCCGGGTGTTGATCCTTCCGGAGATAAAATCGAAATTATTGCCTTTATAGTTGATATAATTCGGGCTATAATGGGCTTTGAGAACCAGCGCATCTTCAACTCCCCCTGCTTTGGCACCTTTTACGGTAAAAACAGTGGCCGAAGAATCAATGTAGATTTGCTGTTCATTGTTCACCCAAAAGTCGGTGCCCTGCACATTCCATTTTTGGCGGTCGAGGCTGGTTTCAGCAAAATCGTCAAAGAAAAGTGTGTCTTTTTGAACTTTTGCACCTGCCTGCTGTGCAAAAAGATTCCCTCCTGCAGAGATCATTACTCCCAGAAGAATATTTTTTAAATTTTTTGTGTATATCTTTTTCATTCTTAATGTAGGGTTCAAAAATGGTTTTCAAAAAGGTCATTTTTGAAAACCATTTTGTTAGTTGAGTCGGAAGCTTTCAGTTTTAAGGTCCCTGGAATTACCACCTATCATCACCTGGAATTCTCCAGGTTCTGCAGCCCATTCTTTATTGGCATTGTAAAATTTCAGCAATTCGTTTGATATGGTAAAGCTCACCTGTTTTGTCTCTCCCGGTTGCAGTTCTACCAGTTCAAAACCTTTCAATTCTTTAACCGGCCTGGTAGTACTGGCCACCATGTCTCTGAGATACAGCTGCACCACCTCTTTCCCGGCTTTTTTTCCGGTGTTGGTAACAGGCACGGTGACCGTTAATGACTCCTGCGGATTCATTTCTTCTGAAGAAAGTTCTAAATCGCCATATTCAAAAGTGGTGTAACTAAGGCCGTAACCAAAGGGGTACAGGGCTGTTTTCTCTTCATCGGTATAGGCTGAATAAGTAACATCTGTAGGATTGGAAGGGCGACCGGTATTTTTCTGGTTGTAATACAGCGGCTCCTGGCCCACAGCTCTTGGGAATGACACCGGAAGTTTAGCTGAAGGATTGTATTTTCCGAAGAGCACATCGGCAATGGCGTTACCGCTTTCGGTACCCAGTTGCCATGCCACCACAATCGCGGGAATATTCTGGGCGGCCCAGGAAATCTCTAAAGGACGGCCATTTTGGAGTACCAGCACCACATTTTTGTTCACCTTGTAAACTTCCTGCATAAGTTCCTGCTGCACGCCCGCCAGGCCAATATTCACCTGA
This Salinimicrobium tongyeongense DNA region includes the following protein-coding sequences:
- a CDS encoding nucleoside deaminase, which gives rise to MQLVFDDVYFMRKALEEAQQAYEKGEIPVGVVIVAQERIIARGHNLTELLNDVTAHAEMQAITSAANFLGGKYLLDCTMYVTLEPCQMCAGALYWSQISNLIFAASDPERGYRSMGAKLHPKTKVKSGILEEEASQLLKRFFIERRNLN
- a CDS encoding 1-deoxy-D-xylulose-5-phosphate synthase gives rise to the protein MAKTILDTVNSPADLRKIAPEKLPQLAAELRKFIIEIVASKEGHLGASLGVVELTLALHYVFDTPEDLLVWDVGHQAYGHKIITGRRENFHTNRQLNGISGFPKRSESEYDTFGVGHSSTSISAALGMALASGLKGDNEKQHIAVIGDASIASGMAFEGLNHAGVTNANLLIVLNDNAIGIDPSVGALKNYLTKARVGYKPKQDNIVEALNFKYFGPVDGHDLKSLLETFEVLKKIKGPKFLHVITTKGKGLKKAEEDQVKYHAPGKFFPETGELLPYDASKLPLKFQDVFGLSLVELAEKNEKIIGITPAMPTGSSLKYMMQAFPNRAFDVGIAEQHAVTLAAGMATQGFVVYCAIYSTFLQRAYDQVIHDVAIQDLPVVFCLDRAGLVGEDGATHHGSFDIAYLRCIPNMMIFAPLDEVELRNMLYTAQTGKLNHPLAIRYPRGRGFVEDWKLPFEEIGFGKARKLKEGSAIAVLSFGSIGKNVEKVLHDLGEPEAIGHFDMRFVKPLDEGLLHEIMAGYKMLVTVEDGVIKGGAGSAVMEFAQQHDHQLPITALGLPDQFTDHGKVEELQEKSKIDVESIKACLSGLLRKLK
- a CDS encoding DUF3078 domain-containing protein; amino-acid sequence: MHKFLISLPFLLFSLLGFSTERDTTAVDTTQVVNEKINYWKNTNKVGVNLNEVAFINWNSGGNNSFSALLHGLFGRKYQKELLNWNSTLAVKYGFNAQEGRELRKTEDNLEINSNFGYRRDSVSNWYYSAKFTFNTQLSFGYRYPNTETPISKFMAPGYAFVGVGSEYSSPKEDLTVYISPVTQKSTFVLDQRLANEGMFGVSPAVRDEEGNIIDEGEKVRTQLGFLVSSAFSKKIFDNIDLNNSLRLYSDYLNQFGNIDVDWELNLDLQVNDYVKANVGSHLKYDDDVKFKQDLDGDGELETGGPKVQFKQLLGVGVVYSF
- a CDS encoding T9SS type A sorting domain-containing protein, with amino-acid sequence MNKRLLFVLPVVLFAAVFGLYLGCENTAPSEISELRERHEHFLKQNKPTKDKGFSRLEKIKKGLPPKKYYEEMEYLTMNPALGYPEPHKVRALHEQLQKQRQSRSFVKAPGDNEQHPWISRGPNNVGGRTRVLLFDPNDASGNRVFAGAISGGLWVNDNITRESSPWKQVEGLPANLNISCLTVDPRNPDIWYAGTGEQYTGGDVVGTGVYKTTDAGQTWSKVLDVEEFSETGSGTNIRAIGGVYYINDIEAWDNGSSTEVFIGVSTHLYANAQNPQNLLGFFERGLYQSKDEGASWNKVLEEESFNDFETDAAGNVWVSTTYSPGEENSFGGKIFRREKEANTSWSLVTTIPNVYRTEIEASAINPEKFYILAEDQYEEASLWVTTNAFQNISRLNEPNDADLDIPPDDFARGQAFYNLMIESDPTNDDIVYVGGIDLFRSTTGGNSWEQISKWSNNDNLDELPVSEVHADHHVMRFKPGNTNQAIFGHDGGVSFASDLSAASTSKVFITPETDYITTQFYSVAVAPASFATGDYFLGGTQDNGTLLIERGNPTSIGILGGDGAHSFFDQVDTKYLIANLVYNDLIILYSYDKEGFALIANNEDRDGFFINPQALDSNLDVLFSNGPEGVLYRYDKLTRLPLLDDDGIQQDSPVAPRVSLKNGILDSSISALTVSPFSTQSSTVLLGLTNSKLLKVENAHGAPENATWKEITGPGFIGSISDVEYGETEDEIYVSFYNYGVKSIWYTSNAGAAKPTWTSKEGNLPDLPVLSILHNPINEDEVIIGTELGVWATENFTSSQPVWAQSYNGMSDVKVTDLDLKKGNNVVYAASYGRGIFSGQFKTAKEEAEERGEVVVEENLIVVDPTVSGGNFQIVSGEDIADMEAYVYNLQGKLIQVVKQPLTANEPIDVNLVTEASGVYLFKITGAGKTQVQKVIKVKDLE